The Acinetobacter lwoffii genomic sequence TAGACAATTACTGCAGTGGCATTCGACAAGTTCAAACTTCGGGAGTTTTCTGCCATCGGTAAACGAATCCAGTGCTTTTGCGGAAACATCATACGAACATGTTCAGGCAGACCACGAGTTTCCGGACCCATTAACAAGGCCACAGGACGGTTTAAATCCGAAGTATGCGGTGTTTCAGAACCTTTGGTGGTCAATGGATAGATTGCATCCAGCCCAATGCCTTTGCTTGCCAAATCGGCCAGACAGTCTTCGATGTTTTCCCAAATCTGCATATTGGCATATTCGTGATAATCCAGACCGGCACGTTTCAGCTTTTTGTCATCCAACTCAAAACCCAGCGGCTTGACCAGATGTAACTGTGCTCCTGTATTGGCACACAGACGAATAATATTGCCTGTATTTGCAGGAATTTCAGGCTCATATAAAACAACGTGGATCACAGCTTACTCACTCAATATATTTAATTCAGACACAACATTCGCCTTGCGCTCGGGCAAAGCAGTGCTTTGCTTATCCTCTTACTTCAGGCCTAGCCTTCGCCTTGCGCTCGGGCAAAGCAGTGCTTTGCTTATCCTCTTACTTCAGGCCTAGCCTTCGTCTTGCGCTCGGGGCAAAGCAGTGCTTTGCTTATCCTCTTACTTCAGGCACAGCCTTCGTCTTGCGCTCGGACAAAGCAGTGCTTTGCTTATCCTCTTACTTCAGGCACAGCCTTCGTCTTGCGCTCGGACAAAGCAGTGCTTTGCTTATCCTCTTACTTCAGGCACAGCCTTCGTCTTGCGCTCGGACAAAGCAGTGCTTTGCTTATCCTCGCTCATGCCATTGCAATTGTTCACGTAAGCGTACAACTTCACCAATAATGGTCAAAGTCGGGGCTTGAATCTGATGTTCGGACACTTTGGATGCAATATCAGCAAGCGTTCCTACTACAACTTTCTGTTCAGGCGTCGTACCTTTAGAAACCAAGGCCACTGGCATGTCGGCTCGCTGACCATGAGCGATTAATTCTGCACAGATTTTCTCCAGTCCCACCAACCCCATATAAAGCACTAAGGTCTGGTTTTCATAGACCAACTCACTCCAAGGCAATTCTGGCGAACCTTCTTTTAAGTGACCGGTCAGGAAACGCACACTTTGCGCATAATCACGATGGGTTAATGGAATACCGGCATAGGCTGAACATCCTGAAGCTGCGGTAATCCCTGGAACCACCTGGAAAGTAATCCCAGCAGCGAATAGCTCTTCAATCTCTTCGCCGCCACGCCCGAATATAAATGGATCACCACCTTTCAGACGGCAAACCCGCTTTCCTTCACTGGCATATTTGACCAATAAAGCATTAATCCCATCTTGCGGAACCGCATGATTGGAACGCGCCTTACCCACATAGATCTTTTCCGCATCGCGGCGGCACAGCTCCATAATTGGCGCTGAGACCAGTCGGTCGTAAATCACCACATCGGCTTGCTGCATCAAACGTAAGGCTTTTAAGGTCAACAATTCTGGATCACCCGGACCCGCACCGACCAAGTAGACTTCACCTTTTGGCTTTTGCCACTCTTGTAATGCTTGCTCGATCAGGCGATCTGCTTCCGCGATATTGTCGTTGAACACCTGTTCTTTTAGCGGACCGGCATATAAATCTTCCCAGAAAATACGGCGTTCATCCGGATTGACAATTTTAGCCTTAACCGTACTGCGCCATTTTCCTGAAAATTCAGCCAGCTTGCCCATACCATGCGGAATAGCGGCTTCTAACTGAGTACGGATCTGCCGTGATAACACGGGCGACGTACCATTCGATGCGACCGAAATGACCAATGGCGAACGGTCAATAATCGCAGGCACCATAAATCGGCAATGCGGCGGATCATCAACGCTATTGACCAGGACATTTTCCGCTTCACACAGTTCAAAGACCTGACGATTGGTCTCTGCATCGTCAGTTGCCGCAATTACCAGTCGATATGGACGTAATGCAACTTCAGGATGAAAAGCTGCCTGCACATAGTGTCCTTGGCTATTTTGCACAATTCGCAGCAGACTCTCTTCAATTTCAGGCGCAATCACATGAATGATCGCACCTGCTTTTTGTAGGAGAAGTGCTTTACGGTATGCAATATGTCCACCACCGACAATCAGACAAGTTTGCTGTTGCAACTTTAACGAGATTGGAAAAATATCCACGAACTACCTCAAAATTTTAAATCTGACTGTCTATGCAATTTTCATGCACATTTAGGGATGCTGAGATCGACAATTAGTCGATATAAGTCGCACCACACATATATGGACGTAATACTTCAGGAATCTCAATGGAGCCATCGGCACGTTGATAGTTTTCCATTACTGCAAGTAAAGTACGACCCACGGCCAGACCTGAACCATTCAAGGTATGCACAAATTCAGTTTTCTTCTGATCAGCACGGTAACGCGCTTTCATACGACGCGCCTGGAAATCCCCCATGTTTGAGCATGAAGAAATTTCACGGTAGGTATTTTGGCTTGGTACCCAGACTTCCAAGTCATAAGTCTTGGTCGCACCAAAGCCCATGTCACCACCACAAAGTAAAATTTTAC encodes the following:
- a CDS encoding tRNA (cytidine(34)-2'-O)-methyltransferase; this encodes MIHVVLYEPEIPANTGNIIRLCANTGAQLHLVKPLGFELDDKKLKRAGLDYHEYANMQIWENIEDCLADLASKGIGLDAIYPLTTKGSETPHTSDLNRPVALLMGPETRGLPEHVRMMFPQKHWIRLPMAENSRSLNLSNATAVIVYEAWRQQGFKTL
- the cysG gene encoding siroheme synthase CysG, whose protein sequence is MDIFPISLKLQQQTCLIVGGGHIAYRKALLLQKAGAIIHVIAPEIEESLLRIVQNSQGHYVQAAFHPEVALRPYRLVIAATDDAETNRQVFELCEAENVLVNSVDDPPHCRFMVPAIIDRSPLVISVASNGTSPVLSRQIRTQLEAAIPHGMGKLAEFSGKWRSTVKAKIVNPDERRIFWEDLYAGPLKEQVFNDNIAEADRLIEQALQEWQKPKGEVYLVGAGPGDPELLTLKALRLMQQADVVIYDRLVSAPIMELCRRDAEKIYVGKARSNHAVPQDGINALLVKYASEGKRVCRLKGGDPFIFGRGGEEIEELFAAGITFQVVPGITAASGCSAYAGIPLTHRDYAQSVRFLTGHLKEGSPELPWSELVYENQTLVLYMGLVGLEKICAELIAHGQRADMPVALVSKGTTPEQKVVVGTLADIASKVSEHQIQAPTLTIIGEVVRLREQLQWHERG